One genomic region from Bactrocera tryoni isolate S06 chromosome 3, CSIRO_BtryS06_freeze2, whole genome shotgun sequence encodes:
- the LOC120772321 gene encoding sodium channel protein Nach gives MNCATFVKRNVTETGIHGLPYLMRKDLHWTERLFWLGIIIAATYYSIFLSLEQWKHFQENPLVFAAELTWDKKNFLYPGITMCSDFRNALMAEEIIMELWQLTPNDTRYDYYSNFLQVLNVLQYDTLETLLPYKNDSTLWGIDYIDILTKLQTPDKSEVQISEKKSIIFAPAITEVGLCRTTSQLNKYTNPSGEIKSLEVSPVQYCLFMSICFTKLFPEYSDEAEVFVYLHNPLDVVAPNDITNVYQTAPQGRVLTVDLEITAFSAEAQVRRIPIEYRKCRYPDESNLKYFETYSTALCCMEHRIHRAMKLCNCKPHFYAVAAELPTCTIDQLLCLQRHNWTQTNCTFCLQLCEYMFYVQLQQSIEQPMHGLQLEGVMGQKFERTVNIQLNLPYRGIRRRVVFSFDEVVVSFGGAFGLFLGASFISTYTIIKIFGDFLVLNCLQFCRQQLRRRRRFRVRVI, from the exons ATGAATTGTGCCACCTTTGTCAAAAGGAATGTCACCGAAACTGGCATACACGGTTTGCCCTACTTGATGCGTAAAGATTTGCATTGGACGGAGCGACTATTTTGGTTGGGCATCATCATAGCTGCGACTTATTATTCCATTTTTCTGTCTTTGGAACAATGGAAGCATTTTCAAGAAAACCCTCTTGTGTTTGCCGCCGAACTGACCTGGGATAAGAAGAACTTCCTCTATCCCGGCATAACAATGTGCAGCGATTTTCGCAATGCGTTGATGGCTGAAGAAATAATTATGGA aTTGTGGCAGCTAACGCCCAATGACACCCGTTACGACTACTACTCAAACTTTTTGCAAGTCTTAAATGTCCTACAATACGATACCTTGGAGACGCTgttgccatacaaaaatgactcCACGCTGTGGGGCATAGACTATATCGATATTTTAACCAAA TTGCAGACACCAGACAAGTCAGAGGTTCAGATCTCCGAAAAGAAGAGCATCATATTCGCACCAGCGATTACAGAGGTTGGTCTGTGTCGTACAACATCACAGTTAAATAAGTACACCAACCCCAGTggagaaat AAAATCCCTTGAGGTTAGCCCCGTGCAATACTGCCTCTTCATGAGCATTTGTTTTACCAAGCTGTTTCCAGAATATTCAGATGAGGCGGAAGTATTTGTG TATCTGCATAACCCCTTAGACGTCGTAGCGCCCAACGACATAACCAATGTCTATCAAACTGCACCGCAAGGTCGAGTTTTAACTGTTGATCTGGAGATCACTGCATTCAGCGCTGAAGCTCAGGTGCGCCGAATACCGATAGAATATCGCAAATGTCGCTACCCAGACGAAAGTAATCTCAAGTATTTCGAG ACCTACTCAACAGCTTTGTGTTGCATGGAACACCGCATTCACCGGGCCATGAAACTATGTAACTGCAAGCCACATTTCTATGCGGTCGCAGCCGAACTCCCCACTTGCACTATCGATCAGCTTTTGTGTTTGCAACGGCACAATTGGACGCAGACAAATTGCACCTTCTGCTTACAGCTCTGTGAGTACATGTTCTATGTGCAGCTACAGCAGAGTATTGAGCAGCCTATGCATGGGCTGCAGTTGGAGGGTGTAATGGGTCAAAAATTTGAACGCACCGTCAACATACAGCTCAACTTGCCGTATCGAGGTATACGGCGACGCGTGGTCTTCAGCTTCGATGAGGTGGTCGTCTCGTTTGGTGGTGCGTTTGGTCTGTTTTTAGGCGCCAGCTTTATCAGCACTTAtacgataataaagattttcggCGATTTCCTGGTGCtaaattgtttgcaattttgTCGACAACAACTACGTCGCAGAAGAAGATTTCGCGTTCGTGTGATTTAA